One part of the Xiphophorus hellerii strain 12219 chromosome 17, Xiphophorus_hellerii-4.1, whole genome shotgun sequence genome encodes these proteins:
- the LOC116736711 gene encoding acyl-coenzyme A thioesterase 1-like isoform X1 — protein sequence MIFLKKLMQTVQWFADLLNSTKRSGGSFGSSSVEKGDRDGLHGVFSWSAAMSLSSTPPILSVRPSRALVDEAFEVLVENLPPVSPFTLRSLHHSEDGDDWEAYGRYVSDHSGRVSVSEDLSFGGTYSGMEPLGLIWSLRPVPGSRTGLRLRKKDVTTPMLITISLYNGHEDFRDNSPLVSMVTERWYMGPGIQRIEITDGELRGGLFIPPGPGPFPGILDLWGGGGGLLEYRSALLASRGYVCLALEYFKTGQMKSTDMSFEYFENAYHVLKDHPQVIPDRVGIISLCLGTIVTLGLVAESTEIKPCCVVCISNIISKSPGKTLSGFHRSIPSEFNKIRVDENNHQIWRDVGLALLQEPSMKVDVAKINCPLLLVNGCDDQNWCAVETADDISKTMNAAGKGHLLTRLDYPETGHLIEPPFSPHCPAGNFIMYSSNQKVLQRYGGKTKPHSDAQDDSWRKILSFLRHHLYCSQKAMM from the exons CTGGTCGGCGGCCATGTCTCTGAGCTCTACTCCTCCGATTCTCTCCGTCCGGCCCTCGCGGGCGCTGGTGGACGAGGCGTTTGAGGTCCTGGTGGAGAATCTGCCCCCGGTGTCGCCGTTCACGCTGCGCTCGCTGCACCACTCTGAGGACGGGGACGACTGGGAGGCGTACGGCCGCTACGTCAGCGACCACAGCGGGAGAGTGTCAG tTTCAGAGGATTTGAGTTTTGGAGGAACGTACTCTGGGATGGAGCCCTTGGGTTTGATTTGGAGCTTGCGTCCGGTTCCAGGCAGCCGCACCGGACTCAG GTTGAGGAAGAAGGACGTCACCACCCCCATGCTGATCACCATCTCCCTCTACAATGGACACGAGGACTTCAGGGACAACAGCcctctggtttccatggtaacggAGAGGTGGTACATGGGCCCAGGCATCCAGCGGATCGAAATCACTGATGGAGAATTACGAGGGGGTCTCTTTATACCCCCAG GTCCAGGCCCGTTCCCTGGGATTCTGGACCTGTGGGGAGGCGGAGGCGGGCTGCTGGAGTACCGCTCCGCCCTGCTGGCCTCGCGCGGTTACGTCTGTCTGGCTCTGGAGTATTTCAAAACGGGGCAGATGAAGTCAACAGATATGAGTTTTGAATACTTTGAG AACGCCTACCATGTCCTGAAGGACCATCCTCAGGTCATCCCAGACAGAGTCGGGATCATCAGTCTCTGCCTCGGCACCATCGTGACCCTCGGCTTGGTGGCGGAAAGCACAGAGATCAAG CCCTGTTGCGTCGTTTGCATCAGCAACATCATCAGCAAATCGCCAGGGAAAACCCTCAGCGGGTTCCACCGAAGCATTCCCAG CGAGTTCAATAAGATACGCGTGGATGAGAACAACCATCAGATCTGGAGGGACGTGGGGCTGGCGCTGCTGCAGGAACCGTCCATGAAGGTGGAC GTGGCCAAAATAAACTGTCCTCTGCTGCTGGTCAACGGATGTGATGACCAGAACTGGTGTGCGGTGGAAACGGCCGATGAT ATTTCCAAGACGATGAACGCCGCGGGGAAGGGTCACCTGTTGACCCGGCTGGACTACCCTGAAACCGGACATCTGATCGAGCCGCCGTTCTCGCCTCACTGCCCCGCCGGAAACTTCATTATGTACAGCTCCAACCAAAAAG TGCTCCAGCGCTACGGAGGGAAAACGAAGCCGCACAGCGACGCTCAGGACGACTCCTGGAGGAAGATCCTCAGCTTCCTGCGCCACCATCTTTACTGCAGCCAGAAGGCCATGATGTGA
- the LOC116736711 gene encoding acyl-coenzyme A thioesterase 1-like isoform X2: MSLSSTPPILSVRPSRALVDEAFEVLVENLPPVSPFTLRSLHHSEDGDDWEAYGRYVSDHSGRVSVSEDLSFGGTYSGMEPLGLIWSLRPVPGSRTGLRLRKKDVTTPMLITISLYNGHEDFRDNSPLVSMVTERWYMGPGIQRIEITDGELRGGLFIPPGPGPFPGILDLWGGGGGLLEYRSALLASRGYVCLALEYFKTGQMKSTDMSFEYFENAYHVLKDHPQVIPDRVGIISLCLGTIVTLGLVAESTEIKPCCVVCISNIISKSPGKTLSGFHRSIPSEFNKIRVDENNHQIWRDVGLALLQEPSMKVDVAKINCPLLLVNGCDDQNWCAVETADDISKTMNAAGKGHLLTRLDYPETGHLIEPPFSPHCPAGNFIMYSSNQKVLQRYGGKTKPHSDAQDDSWRKILSFLRHHLYCSQKAMM, from the exons ATGTCTCTGAGCTCTACTCCTCCGATTCTCTCCGTCCGGCCCTCGCGGGCGCTGGTGGACGAGGCGTTTGAGGTCCTGGTGGAGAATCTGCCCCCGGTGTCGCCGTTCACGCTGCGCTCGCTGCACCACTCTGAGGACGGGGACGACTGGGAGGCGTACGGCCGCTACGTCAGCGACCACAGCGGGAGAGTGTCAG tTTCAGAGGATTTGAGTTTTGGAGGAACGTACTCTGGGATGGAGCCCTTGGGTTTGATTTGGAGCTTGCGTCCGGTTCCAGGCAGCCGCACCGGACTCAG GTTGAGGAAGAAGGACGTCACCACCCCCATGCTGATCACCATCTCCCTCTACAATGGACACGAGGACTTCAGGGACAACAGCcctctggtttccatggtaacggAGAGGTGGTACATGGGCCCAGGCATCCAGCGGATCGAAATCACTGATGGAGAATTACGAGGGGGTCTCTTTATACCCCCAG GTCCAGGCCCGTTCCCTGGGATTCTGGACCTGTGGGGAGGCGGAGGCGGGCTGCTGGAGTACCGCTCCGCCCTGCTGGCCTCGCGCGGTTACGTCTGTCTGGCTCTGGAGTATTTCAAAACGGGGCAGATGAAGTCAACAGATATGAGTTTTGAATACTTTGAG AACGCCTACCATGTCCTGAAGGACCATCCTCAGGTCATCCCAGACAGAGTCGGGATCATCAGTCTCTGCCTCGGCACCATCGTGACCCTCGGCTTGGTGGCGGAAAGCACAGAGATCAAG CCCTGTTGCGTCGTTTGCATCAGCAACATCATCAGCAAATCGCCAGGGAAAACCCTCAGCGGGTTCCACCGAAGCATTCCCAG CGAGTTCAATAAGATACGCGTGGATGAGAACAACCATCAGATCTGGAGGGACGTGGGGCTGGCGCTGCTGCAGGAACCGTCCATGAAGGTGGAC GTGGCCAAAATAAACTGTCCTCTGCTGCTGGTCAACGGATGTGATGACCAGAACTGGTGTGCGGTGGAAACGGCCGATGAT ATTTCCAAGACGATGAACGCCGCGGGGAAGGGTCACCTGTTGACCCGGCTGGACTACCCTGAAACCGGACATCTGATCGAGCCGCCGTTCTCGCCTCACTGCCCCGCCGGAAACTTCATTATGTACAGCTCCAACCAAAAAG TGCTCCAGCGCTACGGAGGGAAAACGAAGCCGCACAGCGACGCTCAGGACGACTCCTGGAGGAAGATCCTCAGCTTCCTGCGCCACCATCTTTACTGCAGCCAGAAGGCCATGATGTGA